One window of Ferrimicrobium sp. genomic DNA carries:
- a CDS encoding glycosyltransferase family 1 protein: MGSHVEAAGFMVSLRRHGQLRQALPTGVAYLNLALPARPLLASWQRWYRPDLRGLFRGFDVIHGTNFVVPPVRGKATIVTVHDLAPLLYPHLCRPEVLVFPTLVRHAVESGSFVHTPSEFVRGQVLDYFGIAPDRVVAIGHGVTPLRAQPSIPPIATELAGHPYILALSTLEPRKGLRYLVQAFAELAPRYPDLRLVLTGQSGWGLDELLANLGASVLAERILLPGYVSEDARSWLLRNAQVFAYPSLYEGFGLPPLEAMSVGTPVVTTTAGAITEVVGDGAITVAPRSADELASALIRVIEDKELRESLIERGHSRAARFSWDRSGEQMAALYARVLR; this comes from the coding sequence GTGGGGTCTCACGTCGAAGCAGCAGGTTTTATGGTCTCGCTCCGTCGGCACGGCCAACTTCGGCAGGCCTTGCCGACCGGGGTTGCCTACTTGAACCTTGCGCTCCCCGCACGACCGCTGCTCGCTTCGTGGCAGCGGTGGTATCGGCCAGACCTTCGGGGCCTCTTTCGTGGGTTTGATGTCATCCATGGAACCAACTTTGTGGTCCCTCCTGTACGGGGCAAAGCAACGATCGTGACCGTCCATGATTTGGCTCCACTTCTCTATCCACATCTCTGTCGCCCAGAGGTGCTCGTGTTTCCGACGTTGGTGCGCCACGCGGTCGAGTCAGGATCGTTTGTGCACACGCCCTCCGAGTTCGTGCGTGGACAGGTACTGGATTACTTCGGTATTGCGCCCGATCGCGTTGTTGCGATCGGGCATGGCGTGACACCACTTCGCGCACAACCATCGATTCCACCCATCGCCACGGAGTTGGCGGGACACCCGTACATCCTCGCTTTATCGACGCTTGAGCCGCGAAAAGGCTTAAGATATCTCGTTCAGGCCTTCGCCGAGCTTGCTCCGCGCTACCCGGATCTTCGCCTCGTGCTGACGGGGCAGTCTGGCTGGGGCTTGGATGAGTTGCTCGCCAATCTGGGGGCGTCAGTCTTGGCCGAACGGATCTTGTTGCCGGGTTATGTTTCGGAGGATGCGCGTTCATGGTTGCTCCGCAATGCCCAAGTCTTTGCGTACCCAAGCCTGTATGAGGGTTTTGGGTTGCCGCCACTGGAGGCGATGAGCGTGGGTACTCCTGTGGTCACAACGACTGCTGGCGCCATCACAGAGGTCGTTGGTGATGGGGCGATCACGGTTGCGCCGCGTTCTGCCGATGAACTGGCATCTGCCCTCATCAGGGTGATCGAGGACAAAGAGCTCCGTGAATCGTTGATTGAGCGGGGACACAGCCGAGCAGCACGCTTTTCTTGGGATCGAAGTGGGGAGCAGATGGCAGCATTGTACGCAAGGGTCCTACGATGA